The genomic interval ACCGACGCCGATGGTGGCGTGCGGCAACGATGTTCGCTGTCCCCGAGCTCGCCCTCGCCGTGAACACCTGGGTGCTGAAACCACTCTGGGACCGCCCGCTGGCGGACTACCTCGCCTATCCCAGCGGGCACACCGTGCACCTGGTCGCTGTGGCGACAACCTTTGTGTTGCTGACGGATTCACCACGCGTCCGCCGGTGGGCCGCCGGTGCGACCGTATTCGTCCTGTGCGGTGTCGCGGTGGGCATGATCGGCCTCGGGTATCACCACGCCACCGACGTGCTCGGTGGCGTCACCGCGGCCGTGGCGATGGCCACCGCGCTCTGCCGACTGGCCGATTTTCTGGCAGCGCGCCGTGTACCCCACTGAATTTCGTTGTCGCCGTAG from Nocardia goodfellowii carries:
- a CDS encoding phosphatase PAP2 family protein gives rise to the protein MTVLGKRLGLGGLIVVTLCAVLTVAVPLSFPADGGATDVDREIARSVHRTLDDTGGVYQALVFPSNGYIVIPLWLAAVAWFVHRRRWWRAATMFAVPELALAVNTWVLKPLWDRPLADYLAYPSGHTVHLVAVATTFVLLTDSPRVRRWAAGATVFVLCGVAVGMIGLGYHHATDVLGGVTAAVAMATALCRLADFLAARRVPH